The bacterium nucleotide sequence CTCGGATCGAGCTTGGCAATGTCCTCACCGTACATGCGGATCTGCGAGGCACGGAGTCCCAGGTCTTCCGCGATCTCTGCAATCGGACGGAGGCGTGCGGCGTGGGCGATCTCGATGTCGGTCGTCATGTACCCGACGATAGCGGGAGCTGAGGAACTGCCGCATCGACTCGAAGGGCCGGGGCCACGGCGTACGTCCAACCCGACACAGCCCAGACGCAGAACCCGCTACGCACCAGGGTTGGTTTCCTCATCCGGAGGCGGCCGAAAGATGCGCCGAAGGAGGGGCTCCACGGGCGTACCGGCATAACGACCGAAACGCCACGATCGCACGAGGAACTCAGCCACGAAGAGCAGGCCAATCAGGAGATAGGAAACGAAACCCGTGTAGACGGTCCAGATCCAGGTCGATGCGTAGAGAGCGAGCCAACCGCAAGCGAGGCCATTCGCAATGAAGAAGGCGCACCAGACGATCGTAACGCTTCGGCAGTAGCGCACCTCGTTCGAGGGAAGATCCGGCACCTGCATCCTGGCAAAGGTCTCTACCAGTGGCGGGCCGGACCAGAGTGTTCGTCCGAACGAAACCAGAAGTGCGACATTCACGGCGACCGGAAGAAACAAGAGTGCACGTTCGTCGTTCAACGCGACCGCAGCGACCAACACGAGTGCCACGAGTGCGACGGGTGCCAGTACCCGAAGCACGTCTTCTCGAGACGGCGAATGCCAGTTCGTCACCCAGCGCAACAGAAACAGGGAGGCGACACCCAGGGCGACCCAGCGCGCCGCAAGGAACTGGAGGCCCGCAAAGACCAGGAATGGGTAGCCCACGGCGAGGGCGACCCGGAACCACTTCACGTTCGTGCCTGCGCGAACCGCATCAGCTTCTCGAAGACGAGACCCGTGTGCATGGCCGAGATCCGCAGGTTGTCTCGGAACATCTGGAAATGGGAAACTCCGCCCTCTTCGCGGGTCAAATAGCGAACCCGGGTGGGGAGATTCACGACCGGAACGCCCTGCCAGATCATGCGCACGGGTAGTTCCTGGTCGAACTGCATTCGATTGCCGCGGGCTCCCGCCGCCAACGCCCCTTCCAGTGGATAGACGCGAAATCCGCATTGGGGATCTTCGATCACTCGTCCCCCGGTTTCGAAGTTTACCCAGAACTGACTGATCCGTCGGCCCACGGCTCGCCCGAAGGGCTGCGTCTCATCGAAGACCGGTGCACCGAGAATCAATGCCTCAGGCCGCTCGGTTGCGGCCGCGATGAATCGAGGCAGGTCATCCGTGCAGTGCTGCCCGTCCGCATCGATCTGGAGGGCGTGGCTGAAACCCTGGTCACGGGCTGCAAGGAACCCCGTCTTCACCGCCGCGCCTTTTCCGCCATTGGCTTCGCGTCGAACCACCCGCGCAAGCCCGTCCCGCGCGAGGGCTGCGACTACTTCCCGCCCCTCATCGCCGCTGCCATCGTCGACGACGATCACATCCTCCAGACGTTTTCGCACCTCGCCGACGACCCGTCCGACCGTGCGGGGATTGTCGAACGTCGGCAGCAGAGCGCAGATGCGAACCGCGGACATCTCAGACATCTCGTCCGAAGATCAACGACGTGTTGACGCCGCCGAAGGCGAAGTTGTTGCTCATCAGGATTTGCGTTTCGAGCTTTCGCGGCTCGTCGCGGATGTAGTCCAGCTCCCCGCAGCGTGGATCGAGCTCCTCCAGGCCTCGGTTCGGTGCAAACCAACCGTCGCGCATCATCTCGATCGAGAGCCATGCCTCGAGTGAGCCGCAGGCGCCGAGCGCGTGGCCGAGAAAACCCTTCAACGAGCTTACGGGAACGCCCTTGCCGAAAACCTCGGCCGTGGCCTGGCTCTCGGCGATATCACCCACCTCCGTGGCCGTTCCGTGGGCGTTCACGTAGCCGATGGCCTCCGAACCGAGCGCTGCGCTCTCCAGACCGAGGCGCATCACCTTCTCCATACCACCTGCGTCTGGGTTGGTGATATGCCGACCATCGCAGTTGGTCGCGAAGCCCATTACCTCGGCATGGATCGTGGCGCCGCGTGCCCGCGCATGTTCCAGCTCTTCGAGGATGAACGTCGCTGCGCCCTCGGAGCAGACCAGCCCGTCCCGTGCCACATCGAAGGGCCGGGGCGTTTGATCGGGCTCTGTGTTGCGCGTCGAGGCCGCGAACAGGATGTCGAACACCGCGACATCCATGAGGCCGAGCTCTTCGGCGCCCCCAGCGACCATGATCTCGTGGTGGCCGTACTTGATGGCCTCGTAGCCGTAGCCAATCCCCTGGCTCCCGGAGGTGCACGCCGAACACGTCGGGATGACCCGGCCGCGCAGCTGAAAGAACTGTGCCAGGTTCGCAGCGCAGGTGTGGCTCATGAAGCGGACATACTGATTGGCGCCAATGCCACTCAAGCTGTTCTTCTGGTAGTAGCTCTCGGCCCACGTATCGAGTGCACCGGGGCTTCCTGCCGTCGAGCCGTAGGACACGCCCGTCGTTCCATCGCTGAGCTCCGGGCTACCGAGCAAGCCTGCGCCCTCGAGGGCGATCTCCGTAGCGCGCACCGCCATCGCCGAATCCCGGCCCATGCTTCGGGTCTTCTTGCGCGGCCAACTCGCCGGGATCTCGAAATCCGGGACCGGCGCACCCAGGCAAGTCTTGAGCCCTGCCATGTGTTCCCAATCGGGCATCACCTTCGTGCCGTTTCGACCCGCCAACAATGCCGCACGCACCGTCACCCAATCCGATCCCAGCGAACACAGGCCGCCCATACCTGTGACGACGACCCGCTTCATCGCGGATCACCCTCCGCCCAGAAATCGTAGAAATTGAACCACTGGAGCGGTGCCAGCACGCAGTAGCGTTCCAGATACTGGGCATAGCGTTCTGCGAGCTCCGTGGCGCGTCTTGCGCGTGCCGCCCCTGTTCGCCGCTCGCCGTCGGATGCGAGCGGCTCCGCATGGATCTCGTAGCGCCCGGGTCCACTTCGCAGAGCCACGATCATGACAGCGGGACACCCGAGAATGGCAGGCAGCTGGAACGGAGCCTCTGGAAGCGCGGCCCGCCCGCCAAGGAAATCAACATGACAGACCCTCGAGGACTGGTGGGACGGCGCCGAAGATGACGACTGACTCGGAGGTACGCGGTCGGCGAGGATCGCCACCAGCTCTCCCCGCTCGATACAGGCCTTGATCTCGAACGTCGCCCGCGCCGAGCCCGGCTCGGCACTGATCACGCGCACTTCCACGTCCGGAGAGATTTCTCGGAAGATCTCGTTGATCTTCGGAGCGTGGCGCGTGTACATCAACACATTCACGGGCACGCCGTCCCTGGCCCCGAGTGCGCGCATTGCATCGAAGCTTCCAAGATGGGAACCCAACACGATCGTGCCTCGCCCCTCTTCGAGAAAGGGCTTGAAGTGCTCACGACCGTGAAATGCGAATTGGAAGGTATTCATTCGCCCGCCCCACAAGCCGACCCGGTCCGCGATCGATATGGCGAACTCCCGATAGTGGAGGAAGCTCTGCCAGAGCCCCGGCTTCCATTCCGGTTCCGGAGAAGTGTTGGCGTGTACTCGTTCCAGGTAGGCCCGTGATGCGGCGCGACCCTTCCTATCGGTCGCGAAGAAATAGCTGACGACGCCCAGGACGAGGGGAACGCCGAGAAAGCGCCCGAAGGTTCGAACGCTGATCACCGTGAGACGAAGACCCCACATGGAGCCCCGCTCTTGGATACGACTCCATTGACCGGCACTCTTTGCCATCTACTCGGTCGTCCGCGTCGCCTGTGCCGCCGAGCTACGTGTGCCGCAGATCAAGTCGACCACGTTCTGGATCGTTCGCAGCTCCGCAAGATCATCCGTCTGGAACTGGAATCCGATCTCTTCCTCTACTGAAACTGCGAGATCGACGGCATCGATGCTGTCCATGTCGAGCTCCTCGAAACCGGAACTCAGCTGGATCTCATCTTCGGCAAGCTCGAACTCGCGCGCCATGATCCGCTTCAACATGGCCAGAACGTCGGCCGGGCTCATGCTCGATGCGTCAGCCATCTGCCAAGCCCAACTCTTTTGCGAAATGCTCGCGATAAGCCGCGGTCAGGTGGCGCGATGCGCGTCCTCGGCCTCCGGCCTCGGCCAGCGTCGGAATCGGCTCACCTACGTCGAGTGTGAATTGCATGGGGCTCTCCGGTACATCGTACCAGGGCTG carries:
- a CDS encoding acyl carrier protein, with translation MADASSMSPADVLAMLKRIMAREFELAEDEIQLSSGFEELDMDSIDAVDLAVSVEEEIGFQFQTDDLAELRTIQNVVDLICGTRSSAAQATRTTE
- a CDS encoding beta-ketoacyl-ACP synthase, coding for MKRVVVTGMGGLCSLGSDWVTVRAALLAGRNGTKVMPDWEHMAGLKTCLGAPVPDFEIPASWPRKKTRSMGRDSAMAVRATEIALEGAGLLGSPELSDGTTGVSYGSTAGSPGALDTWAESYYQKNSLSGIGANQYVRFMSHTCAANLAQFFQLRGRVIPTCSACTSGSQGIGYGYEAIKYGHHEIMVAGGAEELGLMDVAVFDILFAASTRNTEPDQTPRPFDVARDGLVCSEGAATFILEELEHARARGATIHAEVMGFATNCDGRHITNPDAGGMEKVMRLGLESAALGSEAIGYVNAHGTATEVGDIAESQATAEVFGKGVPVSSLKGFLGHALGACGSLEAWLSIEMMRDGWFAPNRGLEELDPRCGELDYIRDEPRKLETQILMSNNFAFGGVNTSLIFGRDV
- a CDS encoding glycosyltransferase family 2 protein; its protein translation is MSAVRICALLPTFDNPRTVGRVVGEVRKRLEDVIVVDDGSGDEGREVVAALARDGLARVVRREANGGKGAAVKTGFLAARDQGFSHALQIDADGQHCTDDLPRFIAAATERPEALILGAPVFDETQPFGRAVGRRISQFWVNFETGGRVIEDPQCGFRVYPLEGALAAGARGNRMQFDQELPVRMIWQGVPVVNLPTRVRYLTREEGGVSHFQMFRDNLRISAMHTGLVFEKLMRFAQART
- a CDS encoding DNA gyrase subunit B, producing the protein MKWFRVALAVGYPFLVFAGLQFLAARWVALGVASLFLLRWVTNWHSPSREDVLRVLAPVALVALVLVAAVALNDERALLFLPVAVNVALLVSFGRTLWSGPPLVETFARMQVPDLPSNEVRYCRSVTIVWCAFFIANGLACGWLALYASTWIWTVYTGFVSYLLIGLLFVAEFLVRSWRFGRYAGTPVEPLLRRIFRPPPDEETNPGA